Sequence from the Nasonia vitripennis strain AsymCx chromosome 5, Nvit_psr_1.1, whole genome shotgun sequence genome:
AATTGTTGTGCCAATAGTGCAGCCTGTCCGGTCTGCGTGCTGTTGTTACCGGGAGCAGTCGCTGCCAGTCGACTGAGAATCGATCGCTCGGACATTTGTAGTCTTTGAGCTACAGGTGGTATGCGAGCCAAAGTAGCCGGCAATCGACTTACGTCGGACTTCATGTCAGAGAGAAGTTCCTCTAATTGATTAAGCACCTGAAAGTAAGTAAACAGACGTGAAAACATACTCTCTGCAAGAAAATGCACAGTCAAATAGTAGATGAAAAGTCAATCTCACCTTATGCAATACTGCATTGGCAGGTTTGTTTCCAGCCAGGCTCTCCTTGCTGAGATGCTGGTGGGACTCGGCGAGGCACTCTACCTCGGCAAACCTCGCGTTCAGGCTCATGGCCGGATGGTTGGGGTCCTGGGTAAGATTCAAGTATGCGGCTCTGCGCAGCTGTTCCTCGATAACGAGAGCCTGCTCGAGCAGCTTGAATCTCCTGGCCAGGAACTTGTTCTTGATTTCAAGGAAGTTGCCCTTGCCCACGTCCATCTTGAATGGTTCGTTGATTATGGCAAATCTGATATCGTTCTGAATGTCTTGCCAGCGACCATAGCCGTGGGTAACGATACCAGCCAACAACCAGTAGTCGTGTCGCCTGTGCCATATTTCGTACTCGCGACCGGGCACCGCAGCCTTCTCCTCGTTCAGCCAAAGAGTGTGCAGTTCGGTAAAGCCACCATCCGCTATGTTAAACATGAACTTGCGCTTGGGCTTGACACCGTCCGCGTCCGCACCATCTTTGCTATCTTTGTCCTTTGAATCTTTGTCTTTATCCTTGGACTCCTCCTTCTTATCACCGTCCTTGCCTTCATCTTCATCATCCTTAACGATAACCACGTCTTCCTCCGCTGCAACTTCAGGTTTGGCTTTCGTTTCTGCGTTTTCGGTCGCCGATGCAGgcttctgtaagaaaatataaatcaattgATTAATTTCAATTCCAAATAGTTAGGCTGGAAATGTCTACTGCTCGAAATGCAAAATGATCTTGAGCCTACCTCTTCGGATTTTTCTTCCTTAATCTCGGAGTTCTCCGTCTCCTTGGCATCAGCCTTCTCCGTTTCCTTTGCCTCGGCGGCCGGTTTGTCCGCCTCAGCCGAAGATtccttctcctccttcttcacttcttccttttcttttccatCTTCTTCGGCGTTCTCGGAAGGTTTATCTTCTTCTTTCACCTCTTCCTTCACGGCTGcaccctcgctcgcctccttctCCTTGCCGTCTTCGCTACCAGCCTCCTTATCTTTCGACTCTTCTTTAGTCGccgtagcagcagcaactCCGTCAGCCGCCGGTGCCGGTGTCACCGCAGGACTGGGACTGGGCGCGTTCGAGGTTGCGGGTGTCGTCGCGTTGGTACTGCTCGCAGAGCCTGTGGCCGCTCCATCGCTTGTTGCCGTAGCTGCCGCTCCGGCAGCAGCTggcgtcgtcgccgtcgccgcAGCACCGCCCTCGGCCGTCTTCACCGGCTCTACGGGTTTACGGATCATCTCGGGCATCGAGTAATAGCCGTTTATATGCTCGAATTCTTGAACCTTTTTACGAATCAGCGACATGACACCGATACGCGTAAGCACGTGCTGACGGCTCAAGCCTTCGCGCGGTACGCCGTCCGCAAAGGTTTCAGCGTTATCCGCGCCGGGTTCACACAGATGCCGCATGAACAACGAGACATAGGCTTTGAAGTTCTTTTCCGATTTTCCTGcaatttgcaaaatttcattCATCAGTAATCGTCCACTTTTTTCATAAATCAATCAACGTCACTCGACAATTGTTCAAGTCAAAAAAAGAGTAGTCAAAATACGGAACGCAGCATTCGAATGTTTACTTCAAAGCTTCATTCAGAATTCCGAACTCCGAGGGAGCTGAAATCACGTGCGGGCGAATTGTTAGGCAAATACAGCGCGCACGGCTGCAAATTGCGCACGTACGGGCAGCCCACATTCGCGCACCATTCGTTAACACGGTGAAAGGCTAATGAAAATCGTGCATCATCGCTTCCTCCTACGCACATCCATTCGCACGACACAGCACACAAACGTAGAAACAAAGCTCTTTAGTCATTCGGACGCATACCTCGTAAATCACGGACGAGCCACTGCGAGTTGAAGGCGTCCTGGGGCGGCATGCCGTATCGCATGATCGCATTGAGGAATGCCTTGCGCTGGCGCGCGTTGAAGCCGAGCACCTCGATGTTACCGTTGACTCGGGCAAGCAGAGGCGGTAGTGGCCGATCTTTCTCGTCGCGACGCTCCAGCCGACGCCGACTGCGACGAGACAGCAAGTCACCCTCGCCCTTCTCGTCGAAGTCGTCATCCTCTTTGTCGTCGTCGCTCGGCGCGCTGAAGTCGCTGTTATAATCGGACATGTTGTCCTGCCAAGGTTGGTCGTCGCGCGTTCCCTGATCACCGGTCACGCCACCGTCGTTGTAGTTAACCTGCGAATTGATTAGAGAAAAGATGGCGCGTTAGAGACTTAGGGTTCGGGTAGCTTTATGGTTTTATGTTTGTGAAAAATTGGTAATATGGAATAAAAATTGAGAGTTCCATTGATtggagtaaaaataaaaatattgaaggTACTTTACAATACAGTTTTACTCCGAGCAATTGACTTCCAATCAGGTACAAGAAGCGTTTCAATAATATCTACAACTTAATttgatgtaaatatttacgtagttcaatgtaaaattattaaaattataatataacattaaataaatttatgtatgtaaaaaatcatatgtattatttgaataaaaatcaatGCGTTAAGAGCCAAGAATTTTATGTTTCGTTAGAAACCTAATTCTTTGTACCAAGTAATAACATTTCATTCTggtaatttttattcaaataatcGAAATAAATAACTATAGTATAGGAAATTGATGATTATACCATTGCCGACGCCATGATAACGTTCAATGTATCGCATCTTTTACTgtgattaataaaattaaatcattcataaaattcaaagaaaaaaattaatctgcGTCGTACTGCCGTCTGCGATAGAATCACCAATTTTAAAGTAAACCAAAAAGTAACTGTGTGTGTAACGCACATATCGGCATACCTGCTTCCTGACGCGCTTGCCTTTGCCTAACGTCCTCGCGATATCTTCCTGTTGCTGTTCGTAGTGGTGTCTCAGCAGCTTGATCCAGTAGGCGGGGTCGGTGTTTTCGGCTTCCTGCTTGATGATCTCCGTGTCTGTTTCTTCATCTTGTTCCTCTTTCGTCACGTACGACGCGACCTTGAACGAACTGAGATACTCGTTCGCCCAATTTTCCTTCTGTTCAATACCTTCTTTACTACGATCGAGCAACTCGGCAACAGCCTTGTCGTCGTAGTGGATGGCTTCGTCTTCCTTGCCTTCCTCTTCCTTGAACAGCTCCTCGGTACCGAAACGTAGAATATCGTCGAGCTCTTGTTTGCTAAAGTTAGCGCCTTTGCCGCCCATACCAGGTCTTACAACCAAATGGGTAAGCATCATCTTACGTTTGGCCACCTGAGTGACACGTTCCTCTACAGAGTTACGCGTTACGAAGCGGTAGATCATGACCTTGTTGGCCTGACCTATACGATGGGCACGACTGAAGGCCTGAATGTCATTGTGCGGATTCCAGTCGGAGTCATAGATTATCACAGTATCGGCCGTTGCCAAGTTAATACCTATCAACGTCAAGAaaagttatattacatattcACGGCATTAGGTAAACGTCGAAATGAAATCTCGAACTTGGTTTGTACATACCTAAACCACCAGCTCTGGTGGATAGCAGAAATACAAATTGTTGAGCTCCCGGTGCGTTAAATCTATCGATAGCTTCCTGTCTCTGTGTTCCTGTGATGTTACCGTCGATTCTTTCGTACTTGTAACCCTCACCCTCAAGATAATCCTCCAACAGATCTAACATTTTTGTCATCTGCGAGAAAATGAGAACTCTGTGGCCGTCATCTCGAAGTTTCTTTAACATCCTACTGAGCAGAACAAGTTTTCCAGCGGCTTTGATCAGAGCCGAGGTCTCGTAATTGCCATTGGGTCCGGTTGGGGCTTCTTGTGATGCCGCCGGGAACAGGTACGGATGATTACAACACTTCTTCAAGTCCATCATGATGTTGAGTAGCGAGACCTGCTGGCCGCCACCTTTGGGATTCAGCGCCTCAAAGTTTCGCGTCAAGATGTACTTGTAATACTTCTTCTGCATAGGCGAAAGTTCGACTCGCACAATAAATTCGGATTTGCTAGGCATATTCTGTAAAAGAGAGACGTTAGTTATCGTTCCCGGTATTAAGAATATTGGTAATTTGAAAATGAGATGAGCCTACCTTCAACACATCAGCTTTCAAACGTCGCAACATGTGAGGTCCCAACATCTCATGCAACTTCTTCACCTGATCCTCTTTCGAGATATCGGCGAATTCGTTCTGGAAGGCCGACAAGTCGTTGAACTTGTCGCGACACAAGAAATTGAGCAGATGGAATAACTCTTCCAAGTTGTTCTGCAACGGCGTACCCGTAAGTAGCAGTTTGTATGCGATGTTATAGGAAGCCAACAGCCTAAAGAACTTGGACTGATTGGACTTGAGACGATGAGCTTCGTCGACGACGAGTACAGCCCAATCAATCGAGCCCAGGCAGGCCGAATCGATCGATATCAACTCATAACTCGTCAACAGGACATTGAATTTGATTTGCGAGGAGCGGATCTTGGATGCTCGTCCACCGCGTACCGCGCCCTCCTCGAAAGACAGTTCATTTTCTCGAATCACCATACGACTGTCCTTGTCACCtgtgaatttaataatatcgTACATAGTATGGTTTTCGATCGCTTTAGTAAATGAATGAATAAAAGCAATGTTCACTTACCAACATATGTAACACAATAAAAATCTGGAGCCCAAGTTTCAAACTCTCTTTCCCAATTAATAATGGTCGAAAGAGGTACTGACACTAAAAATGGACCCTTGCAGTGACCCTCTTTATAAagtgaatataaaaatgtaattgtCTGGATAGTTTTTCCTAGACCCATCTCGTCGGCAAGAATTGTGTCGATTCCCTGTCCCCACGAATATCGCAACCAGTTCAAACCCTACGAAGAACATAGCCATATTAATAACTGTTATGCTAGATAAATCAAAATAGAGAATCAAAGGAGTGTGATGTTATACCTCTAACTGATAATGATGCAACTGCATGCCAGTACAATCCAGGTACTCGGGTTGTCTCTCATACTTCTTCTTGAGATCCGTGGTTGGCTTATCGGGCGGCGGAGTGTACCTCCTCGGCGTTCTCTCTTCGTCATCAATAATCTCCTTCGTCTTGGATTTTTTACCCTTGCCCTTTTTGCCCTTTCTAGAGGGAGGACCATCGGCGCAATTTGCGGCCCTCAGGTCCAGATAATACTCAATAGCCGTTTTGAGGCCTGGAATGTCTGCGTTTTCATCTTCCCAGGTGGCTTGATCATAACCAAGTTCGCGCCATTTGACCAAATACAGGGCTCGTCCGTCACGCTGCAGCCGATGATTGATGACGCGGTGGACGACCAACCAGTCGGGCCTGACGCCGAAGCGGTAGAAACGCTCCTCCAAATTGTACTCATCGCGCAGCGCGAGATTGTCCTTGTCAACGTCTCTGAGCCGCTTGACGCGGCCATCACTCTCATCCAGGGGCTCCTCGAGTTTGGGTGGCTCGTCCATATCGTACTTGCGCGAATAGTTTCTAAACATGAGTGGGTGGAAAACATCGAGCTGTAGCTCGGTCACCCAATCGCAGTACCAGTACGACCTGTCGACCCACTTGACGAAGAACTCGCGAATCTTACGCGGCTTTCCAGAAGAGGAAGCCTTGCTCGTCGAGGGTTCCTCGGACGGCGGATCCATCACCTCTTTCCAGCGCCAGGTCAGAATCTTGGCGACCTTGCCAAAGAGGGGCGGGCAAGAACAGCGTGGACACTTCCAGTCACCATCGGGAATCTCGGTCAGAGGTGGATTCAGACAATGCGTGTGGTAAGCGCTCGTGCAGCTGTCGCAGCACAACAACTCGCCGCCATCCTTACATACTCTACAGAACTCCATATGTTCATCATCATCCTCTAATGCACCTAGATTAATGCAATCGTTTTAGCACCTTTGATGTttaattatctcatttttaaAAGTCTTATGATCGATTTGCATACCATCGTTCTCGCAATGTGGACAACTCCATTTTCCTTCGGGTGTCTCCTCCAATTCGGGTTCCAAACAAACAAGATGATAAGCTCGAGGACAGGTATCACATAAAATAATCTCTCCACCTTGTTGACACACTTCACAATAGTCTTGGTGATCACCCTGTCGAAACAACACAAACAATAAAAGAGCATAAGAAAATTTGAGCTAATACATCTTCGAAGAGTTGACCAAAGTCAAAATATTTACCTCTCCATCAGGGAATTTGGACGTAGtcttcgtcttctttttcttcttagTTTTGTTGCCGATTTTGGTCTTCGCCTTCCTGCGCACTGGCGGTTCGGCAGGTGCCTCAGCGTTCGTTTCTTCTGGTTTAGTGTTGTTTTCCGTCGGTGGAACATCCTCGGCGTCGGCCAACATCTGTTCAAACTCCATATCCGAGTCCCTATCGGAACCAGGTCCGCTTCCTTCAATCTCCTCATCCTGTAAACAAAGATCGGTTACTTTGATCGGCTGATCCgcagaaggaaaaaaaacgagTCCACGCGATGCAGAATTACTCGCGTTCATCCTAGATTAAGACTAGCGCATCGTAATTTCCTTATCTCTCAAGTGCCTCGTTAACCAAACTCGTTATGAACTTACCGAACTGCCTCGCTTGCGCTTTCCTAACTTAATCTTGAGAGTCGGAACTTTCGAAGTTTTCTTGCCCTTCTTGCTTGTCCTTGAACTACGCGATTTTTTCTTGCGATCACTGtcttcgtcgtcctcgtcgtcatcgtcgtcctGTGCCACGGCACTTCTGTTCGATCTGGAATTCCTGTTGTCCTCATCGATCGACTGAGTCGACATGTCGATCTCAGGCTGCGTGTGTGGATTCAATTCTGAAAAGTCTCTCCACTTTGCAGCTACCAACATCATCAACTTGGACATCGGTACCTAATGTAAAAATCCACAGTTATACAATCGATCCGTCATcgattttcacatttttttatCTTGAATCGATCGAAACATCTCGTACCTTGGGATTCTCCTTTGCAAGCAGTGGCCTGACGTGCTGTTGGAACAGCTTGTAGGTGGTGAGGTTCTGAAAATCGGCGTCGGTGTACTCGATGGCGACGTCGGTGAGACCGAAAGTACTGCAGACCTCCTCTATCGTAGGCATCCCAGTTGCGGGCTCCTGTTGGCCCTGGGTCGCCGGTGCGGGCGTCGAGTGGCTCGACGACTTGCGCGACGAGGATTTGCGGCTCTTGCGGTTACCCGCGTAGTCGCTGTCATCGCCAGCAAGGTCGGCGTTCTCTCCACCGCCACCGCCTCCTCCGAAGTCGCTTTcctgaacaaaaaaaaaagaaagaaatcgGTTACAGAATTTCGCAAGAAATCCCCTTTATCGATCGTTATCTCCTGGGCCGAAGATTAGCGAGAGTCGATAAGAAGTGCAACACTGCACAGCGTGTTTCAcgcgtatataatatactcacATCTCCGGAGTCggactttttctttttctttttcttcttgccCTTTTTGTCCTCGCTTCGGGCTTTCCGCTTCTTgcccttcttcttcttgcgcTCCTCGGGCTCGTAatcgtcgtcctcctccttTGTCACCAACAGTagaaatttttatcaataacgttatttttttaattctcgcAAAGTTACAGCTCGGCGTCGAGATGCTGGATTGCAATTGATACTTACTAGTCTTTGTGCGTCTTCGGCGTCTGACGAACCCTCGACAGCTTGGCCGGCGCTGGACACCTGGTTGCCGGATTCCTCGACTTCATCTTCCCCTGAAAAAGAACGATTTTACATAcgttattatttgttattctTATATATTTTCGTCGATTTCGAGTCTCCCTTTGTTAGGAAGAAGAGTTTATTATTATCGAATGCTGATTGAAACAATAACAAGTTATAAATAGCTTTGAGGACAACTGCGAAAACCGTGTGGAATAACGAGTGCTCGATAGAGGTCAGTCACATTTACGACGATTTTGCAACTCGCTTGAGAATTAACATCAGCGAAATTTTACAAACGCGAagctcgttttctctctctctctctctctctctctctctctctctctctctctctctctctctcgactccaGCGATGATAAAAAGTAAGATAAGTTATACTTTGTACGCAAGCTAtaccgagtaaaaaaaattacatgagGTTGAAAGTTGCGAATAATgcagttttgaaaatttttcgctCGCGAAAGGGCGTATGTAATTATAGGATTCGAGGATAGAAGGTAAAAAACAGCATGAAAGTTATGGATTTCCGATATTTCGCGTTTGAATAATGTAACCGAGGGATAAAgctaaaaaattcacaaagtCTACGCTggctttaatttaaaaaaaaatgtagctCGATCAATTCTTCATCCCGCAAAACGTCAACGTTTTTCATCGATTTCATCAAAAGCAAACGCATCGCAATAATCCCCGtatcagcagcaacaacatcCTCCgaatcctcctcctcctccgcagCGAAAATTTTCCCATCCATCCCACACAGAGCAGCACCACCCCCTCGAGCCGCCTCTCATACGCTAAGCAAATGAGGGAATATCGATCTCGGCTCTCCGGGAGCTAGACACACGGCCAACCGTAGGCGAAAAAGAATTCCAACCCTTCCAGCGATTtcacattctctctctctctctcgagagagagagagagaaaaaaattacgcgtgtaaacgaagaagaaaaaaggatGACAGAAGAGGACACGAGCCGGGGCATACAGTCATAGCTCGGAATTTTCGTACAGGATACACACACAGGCGGCGCAAGAAAGgaaagggggagagagagagagagagagagagaaaaggaaaaaccGTTATAATGTacatccgcgcgcgagcggcgtttCGGCGTCTGTCTTTTTCCCGaggggagagagcgagagaaagagggggaaacgccaccgccgccgctgctgctgtgctgttGCCAGTGTACATTATGTATAATGGCAGATGAGGCGTCGCCAAAATAATGCAGGATTGCGATGTATGTCGAGCgcggaaattttttttatgcgaCCGGCTtgattcgaattttttttttcggggggATCAACGTGTGATTTGatgttttcagttttcgaggGAAATTAGGCTCGAGAGACATTTTCGTGGGTACATGGCTGGTTAACGGAAAAGATAACAATCGACGCTTGGCGTCCATTCACCGTTAGGGGAAACGAGAGTAAACGAGGGCGAGATGGACGTTGACTCGTTTAAAacattgttgaaaaaaaaaaaaaacgagctaTCGCGTATAGATAAATATTTGCACACGCTTAAAACTCAGTAGCCATGTTGACTTTTGATTAGAGAAAGAAGTCGTTCGGGCATGAAAACGTACAGTGCAATTTAAGTTTCACGTAACATCCTCTCTCATAATGACGCGCAGCACTTAAATTGTTGTCAGCGAGCAATCAGCGATTTTCCCGCAAGTTTCTCTATCGATCGCAATcacgcgcagcagcagcagcagcacacgaAATTGATAAAAGACAAAGTATTATTTCTGGCTGGGTATAGATCCAAGTAAAGCAATTACCGAGAGCAGCCTATCAGAGAGGACGGAAGGGAAGTTAGTCTCCGATCAATTTTTCAACGCGATGGGAAACCACATAAGTATATCGTAGGCGTATCCCCCGCTCCTCTCTCCCAAGGTTATTAATAATGCACAACAATATGTCTCATCTGCGTTCGAAGCTTGACTCGttgagctttattttttctatccACCCTAGTTTCGTCTCGTTAAAAAGCGTCGACGAAAATTCGTTAGAAATGGAGCACGAATGACTCAAGACAATTAGCTCACTCGACGCAAGATcgtgatctctctctctccctctccgcaCGTCTAAAAACCGGACAACAAACAGATTACAGTGAATCTCTTTCTGTCTCCGTAAACCATGTTTCTCTCGTTCTATCTCGGCAGCCACATAATATGCATTCCCAAGCAGTCATCGCTAGGTGCAAGTTCCCGTGCGCCACACGAAAGACCAGTTTTATCTCTTATCTAAACTGCGGTTCACCTTGATTACTCGTGAAATAAGGCTCGCCGCTCGAAAACTACGAATTCGCGGAATTAAGTCGTTCCTTCTTTAGATAAACGAACAAAACTCACATCGTCACAAATCAAAATTCGATAATCGATAGAGGCAATTACAAGGGGAAAAAATACTCCTAAGCGCTCACACGTAATCGATGCTCGCTCGACTAAGACCTAATTGCAAAGCGCGGCGGAATAAAATACGAACAAAAAACTTTTCGAGTCTGCTGCACTCTCGGCTGCTGCTTTATTTtaacatgtatatatatatatacacctatacatacacgtatacactcgtctcgtgtatatataataatattcctCTCGCTGAGAGAGCTAGCGCTGCAGaggacaacgacgacgacgaaaaaagagaaaaagacaaCAGACTAGAGGGAGGGGGACGGGAGGGAGACGAAGCGTTACATACATGTCTGCGCGCGAGTGTGCAAAatgaatttctctctctctctatccgcTTCTCTCGCATACACATATACACGCATGCACAGAGAGCGTATCTACATACGAACACGATTAAAGGTCCGTGTGTACACGTATACGGAAGGCGCGCGTATGTATCGGGCGATCGGCGTTCGTTCCGCGCTTCAGGGCACCGAAAAGACCGAGAACAGCGGCTACACGTGTGTGCgtaagtgcgcgcgcgcgcgtagcgCGCTTCTGGCAGCCATTTTCTTCGAAAGGGCCGCACCGCCGCTctctgtgtctgtgtgtgtgtgtgtgtgcacctAGAATGGCATGTTGCTTTTTTCGCAGACAATGTACGAGGGAATCTCGAGCAGCCCCGATGTTTCTCTCTCGAGAGGGTTTAGAGTTGCTCCGAGACTAGGAGCAACAGGATCGCGATGACGCGGGTATAGAACCGGTAACGTCAACGCTCTGGAGAACGTCGGAGGGAAGATGCCGCCGCGGCACTGTTGCTTCTCTCGATACATTTCGGAGTCAACGCCGGAGAAGCCGCGCGTGATACTCAGGCTAGAGTTGATACAAGCAGCATCGCGAGAACCTCGTCCGGAGACATTTTTCGCACGAAAAGACAAAGAAAGCatcagcagcgcgcgcgcgcgcgttcactCGACAAGTGCCAAGGTGAAGCGGCGAACCGGAGAATGTACGTGtaccagcgcgcgcgcgggagagagagagagagagagggaaaatcCACGATTAAATGACCCGACGTCGAAGAGGAGGCATAGCTGCATTTCGGAGCTCGAAAAAAAGCGCGGGTTGACGTACGCCAACAACTGCACACGGATGGGAGAGTAGTAGAGAATGTAAGGTTAGGGGAGCGTtagtgtgtgcgcgcgcgcgcgcgcgagcgcggttTTGAGGTTAAACTCGGCGTGCCCCGAGGACGCCGCCGATTCCTCGAAGACGCGTTAGGTCCACCGTGCAGGCGATCAACGGGTCAACACACGGGACTAGGGAGTACAGAAGAGGTTATCCAACTTACCCGCAAAGCTCTCGTCGACTTCCTCGTCGGAGGCCATTCTGCTGCGAGTCCAACAACTCCTCGGGAGGACACAACACGTCGGCGGTTCTCTCGCACTCGCTGCTGGAAGAAGTCGTCGTCacacgcgcccgcgcgcgcgctccctctctacacacacacacacgcgcgcgcacgcacacacacacacaggtcACAGTTGCGGGCAGCCGGCGGGAGCTCCTCCTCGACGCGATGCTGACGGCGACGGCGGCATCAACGCCAAGCACTGCTGCAACAAACACACCAGCGGGCCGTACGAGAGAGTCTCGCTGTTGCTCTCGACAACGCTGCGGTGTATGCGTATGTGTATTATCACTGCTGCACGCGATTCCTTTCCCTTTTTCTCGCTCGTGCTGCACGTCCGACGCGGtcgccgagcgagagagaactcgaCTCTCGCAGAACAGCGCACGGTTTGTCATATACGCTACTatgctgctctctctctctc
This genomic interval carries:
- the LOC100122046 gene encoding chromodomain-helicase-DNA-binding protein Mi-2 homolog isoform X4 yields the protein MASDEEVDESFAGEDEVEESGNQVSSAGQAVEGSSDAEDAQRLEEDDDYEPEERKKKKGKKRKARSEDKKGKKKKKKKKSDSGDESDFGGGGGGGENADLAGDDSDYAGNRKSRKSSSRKSSSHSTPAPATQGQQEPATGMPTIEEVCSTFGLTDVAIEYTDADFQNLTTYKLFQQHVRPLLAKENPKVPMSKLMMLVAAKWRDFSELNPHTQPEIDMSTQSIDEDNRNSRSNRSAVAQDDDDDEDDEDSDRKKKSRSSRTSKKGKKTSKVPTLKIKLGKRKRGSSDEEIEGSGPGSDRDSDMEFEQMLADAEDVPPTENNTKPEETNAEAPAEPPVRRKAKTKIGNKTKKKKKTKTTSKFPDGEGDHQDYCEVCQQGGEIILCDTCPRAYHLVCLEPELEETPEGKWSCPHCENDGALEDDDEHMEFCRVCKDGGELLCCDSCTSAYHTHCLNPPLTEIPDGDWKCPRCSCPPLFGKVAKILTWRWKEVMDPPSEEPSTSKASSSGKPRKIREFFVKWVDRSYWYCDWVTELQLDVFHPLMFRNYSRKYDMDEPPKLEEPLDESDGRVKRLRDVDKDNLALRDEYNLEERFYRFGVRPDWLVVHRVINHRLQRDGRALYLVKWRELGYDQATWEDENADIPGLKTAIEYYLDLRAANCADGPPSRKGKKGKGKKSKTKEIIDDEERTPRRYTPPPDKPTTDLKKKYERQPEYLDCTGMQLHHYQLEGLNWLRYSWGQGIDTILADEMGLGKTIQTITFLYSLYKEGHCKGPFLVSVPLSTIINWEREFETWAPDFYCVTYVGDKDSRMVIRENELSFEEGAVRGGRASKIRSSQIKFNVLLTSYELISIDSACLGSIDWAVLVVDEAHRLKSNQSKFFRLLASYNIAYKLLLTGTPLQNNLEELFHLLNFLCRDKFNDLSAFQNEFADISKEDQVKKLHEMLGPHMLRRLKADVLKNMPSKSEFIVRVELSPMQKKYYKYILTRNFEALNPKGGGQQVSLLNIMMDLKKCCNHPYLFPAASQEAPTGPNGNYETSALIKAAGKLVLLSRMLKKLRDDGHRVLIFSQMTKMLDLLEDYLEGEGYKYERIDGNITGTQRQEAIDRFNAPGAQQFVFLLSTRAGGLGINLATADTVIIYDSDWNPHNDIQAFSRAHRIGQANKVMIYRFVTRNSVEERVTQVAKRKMMLTHLVVRPGMGGKGANFSKQELDDILRFGTEELFKEEEGKEDEAIHYDDKAVAELLDRSKEGIEQKENWANEYLSSFKVASYVTKEEQDEETDTEIIKQEAENTDPAYWIKLLRHHYEQQQEDIARTLGKGKRVRKQVCRYVNYNDGGVTGDQGTRDDQPWQDNMSDYNSDFSAPSDDDKEDDDFDEKGEGDLLSRRSRRRLERRDEKDRPLPPLLARVNGNIEVLGFNARQRKAFLNAIMRYGMPPQDAFNSQWLVRDLRGKSEKNFKAYVSLFMRHLCEPGADNAETFADGVPREGLSRQHVLTRIGVMSLIRKKVQEFEHINGYYSMPEMIRKPVEPVKTAEGGAAATATTPAAAGAAATATSDGAATGSASSTNATTPATSNAPSPSPAVTPAPAADGVAAATATKEESKDKEAGSEDGKEKEASEGAAVKEEVKEEDKPSENAEEDGKEKEEVKKEEKESSAEADKPAAEAKETEKADAKETENSEIKEEKSEEKPASATENAETKAKPEVAAEEDVVIVKDDEDEGKDGDKKEESKDKDKDSKDKDSKDGADADGVKPKRKFMFNIADGGFTELHTLWLNEEKAAVPGREYEIWHRRHDYWLLAGIVTHGYGRWQDIQNDIRFAIINEPFKMDVGKGNFLEIKNKFLARRFKLLEQALVIEEQLRRAAYLNLTQDPNHPAMSLNARFAEVECLAESHQHLSKESLAGNKPANAVLHKVLNQLEELLSDMKSDVSRLPATLARIPPVAQRLQMSERSILSRLAATAPGNNSTQTGQAALLAQQFPPGFTGGQIPATFAGAANFGNFRPQYSVPGQPPQGFAA